A single genomic interval of Nodosilinea sp. PGN35 harbors:
- the tadA gene encoding tRNA adenosine(34) deaminase TadA, which produces MSYDLPAAPADETALRHHRWMLRALELAEAAGAAGDVPVGAVVVGPGDRVLAEVGNRREQDQDPTAHAEVLALREAARRLGNWHLNDCTLYVTLEPCPMCAGAIVLSRLGLLVYGTPDPKSGAVRSVLNLPDSPASNHRLTVVTGVLAEPCRQQLQRWFQQRRRENRRPPLTMPPPELS; this is translated from the coding sequence ATGTCCTACGATCTGCCCGCCGCCCCAGCGGACGAGACTGCTCTACGCCACCACCGCTGGATGCTGCGGGCGCTAGAGCTGGCTGAGGCGGCAGGGGCGGCGGGAGACGTGCCGGTCGGGGCGGTGGTAGTCGGCCCTGGCGATAGGGTGCTGGCCGAGGTGGGCAACCGACGGGAGCAAGATCAAGACCCCACGGCCCATGCTGAGGTGCTGGCGCTGCGGGAAGCCGCCCGCCGGTTGGGCAACTGGCATCTCAACGACTGCACCCTCTACGTCACCCTCGAGCCCTGCCCGATGTGTGCTGGAGCGATTGTTCTGAGTCGTCTGGGGCTGCTGGTGTACGGTACTCCCGACCCCAAGTCTGGCGCGGTGCGATCGGTACTAAACCTGCCCGACAGCCCCGCTTCTAACCATCGGCTGACGGTGGTGACCGGCGTTTTAGCCGAACCCTGTCGTCAGCAGCTGCAGCGGTGGTTTCAGCAGCGCCGCCGAGAAAATCGCCGTCCGCCCCTGACCATGCCACCGCCTGAACTGTCCTGA
- a CDS encoding Mo-dependent nitrogenase C-terminal domain-containing protein: MKRFLSSLNQGLRAASQSLPLDLFRPLRQWVSHLRVETPRRARKVAELIPAQCPFERDIVVLGRSVAHIPPLCKLNPIYNELVELRFRALCYLADECGEDISAYI; this comes from the coding sequence ATGAAACGCTTTCTATCTTCTCTGAATCAGGGGCTGCGCGCTGCGAGCCAAAGCCTGCCCCTAGACCTATTTCGTCCCCTACGCCAGTGGGTTAGCCACCTGCGGGTAGAGACCCCCCGCCGCGCCCGCAAAGTGGCTGAGTTAATTCCCGCCCAGTGTCCCTTTGAGCGCGACATTGTGGTGCTGGGGCGCTCGGTTGCCCACATTCCGCCCCTGTGCAAGCTCAACCCTATCTACAACGAACTGGTCGAGCTGCGCTTTCGGGCGCTGTGTTACCTGGCCGACGAGTGCGGCGAAGACATTTCGGCCTATATCTAA